The following is a genomic window from Burkholderia oklahomensis C6786.
GGTCGGCGAACGCGCCGCAGATGAGAGCCGGCGTGATGATCGCGAACGTCATCTGATAGACGAAGTAGACGGTCTCCGGGATCGTCGGCGCGAGGTGGCTGACGGTGAGCGTCGTCGCCTTGTCGCCGTGGATGTAGTTCATCCCGGACAGGAACACGCGCGAGAAGCCGCCGATGAAGCCGCTGCCCGGCGTGAACGCGAGGCTGTAGCCGACCACCGTCCACAGGACCGTGATGAGCGCCGTGATCGCGAAGCTCTGCATCACGGTCGCGAGCACGTTCTTCTTGCGGACCATGCCGCCGTAGAACAGCGCGAGGCCCGGGATCGTCATGAACAGCACGAGGGCGGTCGACGTCAGCATCCACGCGGTGTCGCCCGAGTTGATCTTCGACGAATCGACCGAGAACGGCGCGGTCGGTGCGGCAGGTGCGGCGGCAGCCGAAGCCGGTGCGGCGGCCGATGCGGCCGCGGATGCGTCGGCGGGCGCCGACGCGGCAGGTGCCGAAGCGGCCGGCGCGGACGCGGCGGCGGCGCTAGCCGACGCGTCGGAAGCGGCGGCGGCCGATGCGGCGGCGGGTGCCGACGACGCGTCGTCGGCCATCGCGGCGCCGATGCCGCCCGCAAGCAGCGAGCCGGCCATCAACAGGGACATCATGATTTTGCGCATCTTGGTTTTCCTCTTATCGCTCGTGTCTCTTGTTACAGGGCGTCAGCGCCCGTCTCCCCAGTACGGATCCGAATCACCTGCTCGATCGACGTGACGAAGATCTTGCCGTCGCCGATCTTCCCCGTCCGCGCCGCGCGCTCGATCGCCTCGACGGCCTGGTCGACGAGATCGTCCGACACTGCGGCCTCGATCTTCATCTTAGGAAGGAAATCGACGACATACTCGGCACCCCGGTACAGCTCGGTGTGCCCTTTCTGGCGGCCGAACCCCTTGACCTCCGTCACCGTGATGCCCGAGACGCCGAGCGCCGAGAGCGCCTCGCGCGTCTCATCGA
Proteins encoded in this region:
- a CDS encoding P-II family nitrogen regulator yields the protein MKLITAIIKPFKLDETREALSALGVSGITVTEVKGFGRQKGHTELYRGAEYVVDFLPKMKIEAAVSDDLVDQAVEAIERAARTGKIGDGKIFVTSIEQVIRIRTGETGADAL